In Leuconostoc kimchii IMSNU 11154, one genomic interval encodes:
- the bioD gene encoding dethiobiotin synthase, translating to MGNKGFFITGTDTEIGKTFVTAELANYLNTHDQDFGVFKPLMSGACRENQQSDAYVLKARSHVSDSLEEINPFQWQEALAPALAQKRAKTNITLDDVLEKYRVLSQKHKSMLVEGAGGITVPYGDNFNVVDLACALDLPLIIVAPNKLGVINHIVLTIAFAKQHHLTIAGIIFNGAKQKGIVEDTNLSLLKNLTDVRIIGELPWVTEQLAFEKSLDQFIDISSFL from the coding sequence ATGGGAAATAAAGGTTTTTTTATTACAGGAACCGACACAGAAATCGGTAAAACGTTTGTGACAGCTGAATTAGCGAATTATTTAAACACACACGACCAAGATTTTGGTGTTTTTAAGCCTTTGATGAGTGGGGCATGTAGGGAAAATCAACAGAGTGATGCTTATGTTTTAAAAGCAAGATCTCATGTTTCCGACAGTTTAGAGGAAATTAATCCTTTTCAATGGCAAGAAGCTCTTGCGCCAGCATTAGCACAAAAACGTGCAAAAACGAATATCACATTGGACGACGTATTAGAAAAATATCGTGTATTGTCTCAGAAACATAAAAGTATGCTTGTTGAAGGCGCAGGTGGTATTACTGTCCCTTATGGTGATAATTTTAATGTCGTAGATTTAGCATGTGCCTTGGATTTACCATTAATTATTGTGGCACCAAATAAATTGGGAGTCATTAATCACATTGTATTGACTATTGCATTTGCGAAACAGCATCATTTGACAATAGCAGGTATCATTTTTAATGGTGCTAAGCAGAAAGGTATTGTAGAAGATACTAATTTGTCATTATTGAAAAATCTAACTGATGTACGTATTATTGGCGAATTACCGTGGGTCACAGAGCAGTTAGCTTTTGAAAAATCTTTGGATCAGTTTATTGATATAAGTTCGTTTTTGTGA
- the bioA gene encoding adenosylmethionine--8-amino-7-oxononanoate transaminase, whose amino-acid sequence MNYQKRSQEVLWLPFTQMKVYDEEPIVIESGRGIRLRDTNDNEYYDANSSVWLNALGHHNNELNQAIIDQLEQIAHSSTLGMANVPAIALADKLVSLMPTGLDRVFYSDSGATAMEIAMKMAFQYWLNIGINTKKRFVTMQNGYHGDTIGAMSVGDIDIYHKIYEPLLFKNYIAPYPNVYHHESHDPEITKKDCLEKLEAILSQHHHEICALTIEPMMQGAGGMIDMPHGFLSGVRELCSKYHVLMIADEVAVGFGRTGKILACDHENVVPDILAAGKMLTGGYLPLAITMASEKIYQAFYDDYDEMKTLFHGHSYTGNQLDCAVALKNLELYEKYNIIENVTENAAYMHNELQLLYAIESVGNIRQIGYMVGIELVQNKATRQPFDSHLRVAWRATLMMRKLGLLTRPLGDTIAFLPPLISTKEEIKQMISIIKAGIQRVTEEVNDGK is encoded by the coding sequence ATGAATTATCAAAAACGTAGTCAAGAAGTATTATGGCTACCATTTACACAAATGAAAGTCTATGATGAAGAGCCAATTGTCATTGAAAGTGGACGAGGTATTCGACTACGAGATACTAATGACAATGAGTACTATGACGCGAACTCATCAGTTTGGTTAAATGCACTAGGACACCATAACAATGAGTTAAATCAAGCCATTATTGATCAATTAGAACAAATTGCTCATTCATCAACGTTGGGTATGGCCAACGTACCAGCTATTGCTTTGGCAGATAAGTTGGTCAGTTTAATGCCGACAGGATTGGATCGTGTTTTTTACTCCGATAGTGGTGCTACAGCAATGGAAATTGCAATGAAAATGGCTTTCCAATACTGGCTAAATATTGGCATCAATACTAAAAAGAGATTTGTTACAATGCAAAATGGCTATCATGGTGATACGATTGGTGCGATGAGTGTTGGTGATATCGACATTTATCATAAAATCTATGAGCCGCTGTTATTTAAAAATTACATTGCGCCATATCCTAATGTCTATCATCACGAGTCTCACGATCCAGAGATAACAAAAAAAGATTGCTTAGAAAAATTAGAAGCTATTCTGAGTCAACATCATCATGAGATTTGTGCACTGACAATTGAACCGATGATGCAGGGCGCTGGAGGAATGATCGACATGCCCCATGGTTTTTTAAGTGGTGTGCGCGAACTTTGCTCAAAATATCATGTTTTAATGATTGCTGATGAAGTTGCTGTTGGATTTGGGCGAACAGGTAAAATTTTAGCATGTGATCATGAAAATGTTGTGCCAGATATTTTGGCAGCTGGGAAAATGCTGACAGGTGGCTATTTGCCATTGGCCATCACTATGGCGTCTGAAAAAATATATCAAGCGTTTTATGATGATTATGATGAAATGAAAACATTATTTCATGGGCATTCTTATACTGGTAATCAATTGGATTGTGCCGTAGCTTTAAAGAATTTAGAACTGTATGAAAAATATAATATAATTGAAAATGTGACAGAAAATGCAGCTTATATGCATAATGAATTACAGCTACTGTATGCTATAGAGAGTGTCGGCAATATTCGACAAATTGGTTACATGGTTGGTATCGAATTAGTTCAGAATAAAGCGACTCGGCAACCTTTTGATTCTCACCTAAGGGTCGCTTGGCGCGCGACACTGATGATGCGAAAACTTGGTTTACTCACAAGGCCACTAGGTGATACCATTGCTTTCTTACCGCCACTGATTTCAACAAAAGAAGAAATAAAGCAGATGATTTCTATCATCAAGGCAGGTATTCAGCGTGTGACGGAAGAAGTGAACGATGGGAAATAA
- the gap gene encoding type I glyceraldehyde-3-phosphate dehydrogenase, whose protein sequence is MTVKIGINGFGRIGRLAFRRILELSDKASDIEVVAINDLTSPDMLAYLLKYDSIHGTLQAEVSSDDTGIIVNGKHYSVYAERNAADLKWVANDGVDYVLEATGFYTSAEKSQAHLDAGAKKVLVSAPAGAVPTVVYGVNQDILTADDTIVSAGSCTTQSLAPMANALNKEFGVKAGTMTTVHAYTASQALQDAPKSGFAKRQQNRAAANTTLPHSSGAAKAIGLVIPELDGRLQGHAFRVPVIDGSVTELTATLDKEVTVDEVNAAMKKYESESFGYNGDGLVSTDIIGDTHGTVFDPTQTEITTGNGSQLVKISAWYDNEYGFTSNMIRTLLHFATL, encoded by the coding sequence ATGACTGTTAAGATTGGTATTAACGGATTTGGACGTATTGGCCGTTTGGCTTTCCGTCGTATCCTTGAATTATCAGATAAGGCTTCAGACATTGAAGTTGTTGCAATTAACGATTTAACTAGTCCTGATATGTTGGCATATTTGTTGAAGTATGACTCAATTCACGGTACTTTACAAGCTGAAGTTTCATCAGATGACACTGGCATCATTGTTAACGGCAAGCACTATTCAGTTTATGCAGAACGTAATGCTGCAGACTTGAAGTGGGTTGCTAATGATGGCGTTGACTATGTCTTGGAAGCTACTGGTTTCTATACATCAGCCGAAAAGTCACAAGCTCATTTGGATGCTGGTGCTAAGAAAGTACTTGTTTCAGCACCAGCCGGTGCTGTGCCAACAGTTGTCTATGGTGTTAACCAAGATATCTTAACTGCAGATGACACGATTGTTTCTGCTGGTTCATGCACGACACAATCATTGGCACCAATGGCTAATGCATTGAACAAGGAATTCGGTGTTAAAGCCGGAACAATGACAACAGTGCATGCTTATACAGCTTCTCAAGCTTTGCAAGATGCACCTAAATCAGGATTTGCTAAGCGCCAACAAAACCGCGCCGCTGCAAACACAACATTGCCACATTCATCAGGTGCTGCCAAGGCTATTGGTTTGGTTATCCCTGAATTGGATGGCCGTTTGCAAGGACACGCATTCCGTGTACCTGTTATCGATGGTTCAGTAACTGAATTGACAGCAACTTTGGACAAAGAAGTTACTGTTGATGAAGTAAACGCAGCAATGAAGAAGTACGAATCAGAATCATTTGGTTACAATGGTGATGGTCTTGTCTCAACAGATATTATCGGCGACACACACGGTACAGTATTTGATCCAACACAAACTGAAATTACAACTGGTAATGGTTCACAATTGGTTAAGATTTCTGCTTGGTATGACAACGAATACGGTTTCACTTCAAACATGATCCGTACATTGTTGCACTTTGCTACTTTGTAA
- a CDS encoding biotin transporter BioY translates to MEKQTNVRIDAQTISKIGIYFALLVISSKIAIPIPFYDYISLQTAFIFLIYPILGAKYGSWLTILYLVSGLLGLPIFASGGGLGYVFRVTFGFLIAFTLMPFFATIVRKGNTLFNHHRFLNTLISNYICLVMIHLIGFVYKCLIIKFYIGDTIKVTGLLGFTSLIDFMIDIILIFFVTLAELQIIKRLH, encoded by the coding sequence ATGGAAAAACAAACTAACGTTCGTATAGACGCACAAACTATTAGTAAAATTGGCATTTATTTTGCATTATTGGTCATTTCTTCAAAAATAGCCATTCCTATTCCGTTTTACGACTATATTTCACTACAAACGGCATTTATTTTCTTAATTTATCCCATTCTCGGTGCAAAATATGGCAGTTGGTTAACAATACTTTATCTTGTATCTGGCTTATTAGGCTTGCCTATATTTGCTTCTGGTGGTGGCTTAGGTTATGTATTTAGGGTAACTTTTGGTTTTTTGATAGCTTTTACACTGATGCCATTTTTTGCCACTATCGTTAGAAAAGGCAACACACTATTTAATCATCATCGATTCTTAAATACCCTAATCAGTAATTATATTTGTTTAGTTATGATTCACTTAATTGGTTTTGTCTATAAATGTTTGATTATTAAATTTTATATAGGTGACACAATTAAAGTCACAGGACTACTAGGATTTACCAGTTTGATTGATTTTATGATCGATATTATCTTGATTTTCTTTGTCACCTTAGCAGAATTACAAATTATCAAAAGACTGCATTAA